The stretch of DNA CGGGCTATTGAGCCCCAGCATTTTTATTTGTCGTGTTCCAGTAACAGCATCGGCAAAATTCACATCAATAGATGGATTGGTTTCAAAACTCTCGGAGAGGTTACAACAAGCCGCTTTTAACAACTCATCGCTACTCACCGTAAATACATTTGTAGCTTGCAAATAAGACTTTGCCGTTGCTTGTTTTCTAGAGTTTATGGTAACAGCATCTAAATTATCCGTTGGCTGCAACCAATGCTTTACCATTTTAGGGGTCTTAATCGTTATGGTATCGGTTTTATACCCTACATAACTAATTAACAATTGCGTATAATCTTTTTCGTAAGGGATTGTAAACTTTCCATCTATATCTGTTACTGCTCCAACAGAAGTGTTTAACCAATATACATTGGCTCCTGGTAAACCAATGGGTTCGTTTTTTTCATTTGCTTCCAAGATGGTCCCACTAATTTTATTCTGAGACGACATTATAATTGGAAGTATTAATAATAATATATAAAATATCCTTTTCATTTAATTGTAGGTTTTAATCAGCATGATTATTGCCATAACCATCATAATGCTATTTTCAATAAACGTTGCTTTAGTCATGGGGAGTTTTAGTGCAGTTCCTAAACAAGCACATTGAATTGTTTTCTTATTTAAAAGTGTTCTGGTTACCCCTATAGTTGTTATTCCTAAAATAACCAATGTGATTATTAAAGCTATTGGGATTTGAATACGCATTAAAAATAAGATCCCCAATGCTAATTCAATAAATGGATATACCCATCTATAAATAGGCATTACTTTAGCCAGAGGGTCGTACATTTTAAAAGATTCTGGAAAGCCTTTTAAATCTAAAAGTTTAAAAAAACTAAAAACGATGTAAAAAAGTCCCATGAAATCCAGCATGAAATCTGTTCCACTCCATGGTCTATAATTTATTAACACGGATGCTATTGTAATATATCCGAAAATCAAAAAAAGAGGAAATAACTGTTTTAACTCTGATTTTTTTTCTTCTATAACATTAGAAGGTCTTTGAACCTCTTCAACTGCACTCGGAGCAGACTCGTTCTTTTCCGAAATTGAATATTTATCTGATAACGCTTTTTGTAATGTATCTATAGAAATACGGTTTGACATTTCTATAATGGCCTCTGCTTTTTCTAAATCTACAATAACATTTAAAACGCCTTTAATAGCATTAAGTTTATCTTCTACCGAAGTTCTGCAACCATTACAAGTCATCCCTGTAATTACATATGTATGTTTCATTTTGAAAATAATTTGAATTAATAAATTTTAAGAGATTCC from Flavivirga spongiicola encodes:
- a CDS encoding heavy-metal-associated domain-containing protein; the encoded protein is MKHTYVITGMTCNGCRTSVEDKLNAIKGVLNVIVDLEKAEAIIEMSNRISIDTLQKALSDKYSISEKNESAPSAVEEVQRPSNVIEEKKSELKQLFPLFLIFGYITIASVLINYRPWSGTDFMLDFMGLFYIVFSFFKLLDLKGFPESFKMYDPLAKVMPIYRWVYPFIELALGILFLMRIQIPIALIITLVILGITTIGVTRTLLNKKTIQCACLGTALKLPMTKATFIENSIMMVMAIIMLIKTYN